A single window of Anopheles moucheti chromosome 2, idAnoMoucSN_F20_07, whole genome shotgun sequence DNA harbors:
- the LOC128297519 gene encoding LOW QUALITY PROTEIN: uncharacterized protein LOC128297519 (The sequence of the model RefSeq protein was modified relative to this genomic sequence to represent the inferred CDS: substituted 2 bases at 2 genomic stop codons) gives MDIIRKASTCKLPKDARTLLKTDCNPSMEIVTVQGAKPASIEHFLRPFVDELNFLMKNGAMVQNRKFNIQLRAIIADYLTRANIKGNINQLXNXTGVGTVGQSMRRVAFSDQIAPNRTDEGFRMCIYIPHHIFDTPLVHLDNFDIVKQVIVGDSLHIIDLGITKRLLNSWINGKLGLAHKLSTQQSYNMSPMLLNTKLPSEINSKFRSLNDLKYWKGSGLSSYLFYASTAVLKEHLCETNWNHFILYFCSITLLSLVVYKEHWPLAHWLLQLFVQQYKTIYGPEYISSNVHNLLHIYDEVEQFGPLNTFYSYPFENELQHRKRLLRSGSKSLEQAINRISERETFNTDHSNENVAYPLIKQRGNLISLYVRKGFCLKTDQAMHGF, from the exons ATGGATATAATACGGAAAGCAAGTACCTGCAAGTTGCCTAAAGATGCTAGAACCCTGCTGAAGACCGATTGCAACCCTTCGATGGAAATAGTGACGGTACAAGGAG CAAAACCAGCAAGTATCGAACACTTTCTTCGTCCTTTTGTGGACGAACTAAACTTCCTAATGAAGAATGGAGCAATGGTTCAAAACAGGAAGTTTAATATACAATTACGTGCCATTATAGCTGACTATCTTACTCGTGCAAATATCAAAGGTAATATAAATCAATTGTAAAATTAA ACAGGCGTTGGTACGGTAGGACAGAGTATGCGAAGAGTTGCGTTCTCGGATCAAATTGCTCCAAATCGTACTGACGAGGGATTTAGAATGTGCATATATATCCCTCACCATATATTTGACACTCCTCTAGTACATTTGGACAACTTCGATATTGTGAAACAAGTAATAGTTGGAGATTCGTTGCACATAATCGATTTGGGAATTACCAAACGACTATTGAATAGCTGGATAAACGGGAAACTTGGATTGGCACACAAATTATCAACACAACAAAGTTATAACATGTCACCTATGTTGTTAAATACTAAATTACCATCCGAGATAAATAGCAAATTTCGTTCTCTTAACGATCTAAAGTACTGGAAAGGGTCTGGGTTATCCTCATATTTATTTTACGCTTCAACAGCTGTACTTAAAGAACATTTATGTGAAACAAATTGGAACCATTTTATATTATACTTTTGTAGCATTACACTGCTATCTTTAGTGGTATACAAAGAGCATTGGCCACTTGCACATTGGCTCCTACAGCTTTTCGTTCAACAGTACAAAACTATATACGGCCCAGAGTATATTTCTAGTAATGTGCATAATCTGTTGCATATTTACGATGAAGTAGAACAATTCGGTCCTCTTAATACTTTTTATTCCTACCCATTTGAAAATGAATTGCAGCATAGAAAACGTTTGCTGCGAAGCGGTTCAAAAAGTTTGGAACAAGCTATCAATAGAATTTCAGAAAGGGAAACTTTTAATACGGATCATAGCAATGAAAATGTTGCATATCCCTTAATTAAACAAAGAGGCAATTTAATCTCACTTTATGTACGCAAAGGATTCTGCTTAAAAACTGATCAAGCAATGCATGGTTTTTAA
- the LOC128297528 gene encoding uncharacterized protein LOC128297528: MCLNSRPLIAIPTDSNELEVLTPDNFLVGRNLQAIPEVDYQEAPDHHLKSYIYNRNPIQMWPILMQLHNIPDVPVMVVGIFCGANKPSDAETFLRPLVTELNSLQDNKININGKEISISVRMFIADSPARVFIKQVCYYNGVHGCMKCKGLGTSLKKPKKVIFEDTTADLRTDLDFRNEPCSAKGHRRGETPLTDLKHFDIVKDVSTSDILHLVHVGVVHKLLLGWTEGDLKPFKKWSKDEIVEISEELVTIQLPSEIHRRFRSLDSLHYWKASELGSFLQYGGTLELC, encoded by the exons atgtgtttgaacTCAAGACCGTTGATTGCGATACCAACCGATTCCAATGAGCTAGAAGTATTGACACCTGACAACTTTTTAGTAGGACGGAACCTGCAAGCAATACCAGAAGTAGATTATCAGGAGGCACCGGATCATCATCTTAAATC TTACATCTACAATCGTAACCCTATACAGATGTGGCCTATTTTGATGCAGCTACATAATATTCCGGATGTTCCCGTGATGGTTGTAGGAATATTTTGTGGCGCTAACAAACCATCAGATGCCGAGACGTTTCTAAGACCATTGGTGACGGAGCTTAATAGCCTGCAGgacaacaaaattaatattaatggcAAAGAAATATCTATTTCTGTGCGAATGTTCATCGCCGACTCTCCAGCACGGGTCTTCATTAAAC AGGTTTGTTATTACAACGGCGTTCACGGATGCATGAAATGTAAAGGACTCGGTACTAGCTTAAAAAAGCCCAAAAAAGTTATATTTGAGGACACTACAGCAGATTTAAGAACCGACCTAGATTTCCGGAATGAGCCATGTAGCGCAAAAGGGCATCGCAGAGGTGAAACACCATTAACCGACCTCAAGCATTTTGACATAGTGAAGGATGTAAGTACTAGCGATATTTTGCATCTGGTTCATGTTGGTGTTGTACATAAGCTTCTGCTAGGGTGGACCGAAGGTGATCTTAAGCCTTTCAAAAAATGGTCCAAAGATGAGATAGTTGAAATTTCAGAAGAGCTTGTAACCATACAATTGCCTTCAGAAATCCACAGAAGATTTAGGTCCCTTGATTCATTGCATTATTGGAAAGCTTCTGAATTAGGTAGTTTTTTACAATACGGAG GAACACTGGAACTATGCTAA